One part of the Treponema sp. OMZ 787 genome encodes these proteins:
- a CDS encoding DNA translocase FtsK — translation MIEESKFRIISVILGIIIFIISVYIALAVLLPIFDFKGYIFPFEKVGTVLFSTYKFSSLLIPIILLYSSILLMIPGWSLHSKFLLSFMPVYFLTCVIGEHLIYFLLPQIENETVQEFTKIAVTLATGLLLLMEVFLTLILSEKLHHKGSMQSDEKEAMEDIIGDSYYPSETSMVFGEGNETVKTGFWLKSNANKHGPDTNRQTLTEAILTRSQFIKSQLTNEAETVKDVPPPLEKIDADIQVDIGEAPPQESKKGIIDSLVVIEDINIEQDLEELSSIEDDTDEYNESAPDEISEYGSLEPNEIAEDDEIEADDSANTDTDDEDTEDEEENLPSEELSGDIEISAAQPLKPKKDSKDKKKGYRIPYDLLTKYPGNEYWIVDDSTRKAAVALKNTFEEFNIAIEITGIRKGPVVTMFEVLPPPGIKLGKITALQDNIALRLAAQSVRIVAPIPGKQAVGIEVPNESRAIVGFRELIETQIPGTEKMGIPIVLGKDVTGEPQTLDLCQTPHLLIAGATGSGKSVCVNSIILSILYNKSPEEVKLLLVDPKIVELKLYNGIGHLLTPVITEPKRALQGLQYCICEMERRYAMLDSMSVRDIKSYNKKIKREKIAAEPLPYIVIIIDEFADLMATTGKELEATVSRLCAMSRAVGIHLVLATQRPSTNVITGLIKANIPSRIAFMVASRVDSQIILDNIGAEKLLGKGDMLYVSTTKPFPARIQGTFVSDDEVEQVVECVKTFGEPDYIDDEIFVDDEEYSQGTLFGEESDPLYDEALQIVLAEGKASASYIQRRLKIGYNRAARIVEEMEERGVVGPANGSKPREVITHS, via the coding sequence TTGATAGAAGAATCAAAATTTAGAATCATATCGGTTATATTGGGCATCATCATTTTTATAATCTCTGTATACATAGCCTTAGCGGTTCTCTTGCCCATTTTCGATTTTAAGGGTTATATATTTCCATTTGAAAAAGTCGGCACAGTTCTTTTTTCTACATATAAATTTTCTTCCCTGCTAATACCAATCATTCTTCTTTATTCTTCAATTCTATTGATGATTCCCGGCTGGTCTCTCCATTCAAAATTTTTATTATCGTTCATGCCGGTATATTTTTTAACTTGCGTAATCGGCGAACATTTAATTTATTTTTTACTTCCCCAAATTGAAAATGAAACGGTACAAGAATTTACAAAAATTGCCGTAACACTGGCCACAGGCCTTTTACTTTTAATGGAAGTATTTCTTACCCTTATACTAAGTGAAAAATTACATCATAAAGGCTCGATGCAGTCTGACGAAAAAGAAGCAATGGAAGATATTATAGGCGACAGCTATTATCCATCAGAAACTTCTATGGTATTCGGTGAAGGAAACGAAACGGTCAAAACAGGCTTTTGGCTAAAATCAAATGCAAATAAACACGGACCCGATACCAATAGGCAAACTTTGACAGAAGCCATTCTGACACGAAGCCAGTTTATAAAATCCCAACTAACTAACGAAGCAGAAACAGTAAAAGATGTCCCGCCTCCTCTTGAAAAAATAGATGCAGATATACAGGTCGACATAGGAGAAGCTCCTCCTCAAGAATCTAAAAAAGGCATTATAGACTCTCTTGTCGTAATAGAAGATATAAACATTGAACAGGACTTGGAAGAACTTAGCTCCATAGAAGATGATACTGACGAATACAATGAATCAGCACCGGATGAAATTTCTGAATACGGCAGCCTTGAGCCGAATGAAATTGCCGAAGACGATGAAATTGAAGCTGATGATTCTGCAAATACCGATACTGATGATGAAGATACAGAAGATGAAGAAGAGAATCTTCCTTCAGAAGAATTAAGCGGAGATATAGAAATTAGTGCAGCACAGCCTTTAAAGCCTAAAAAAGACTCAAAGGATAAAAAAAAGGGCTACCGCATTCCTTATGATTTACTAACAAAATATCCGGGAAACGAATACTGGATAGTTGATGATTCAACACGAAAAGCGGCTGTAGCTCTAAAAAACACCTTTGAAGAATTTAACATAGCTATTGAAATTACAGGTATCAGAAAGGGGCCGGTCGTTACAATGTTTGAAGTCCTTCCGCCCCCCGGAATAAAACTGGGTAAAATCACAGCTCTTCAAGATAACATCGCCTTGCGCCTTGCGGCCCAAAGCGTCCGAATTGTTGCCCCTATTCCCGGAAAACAGGCTGTCGGTATCGAAGTGCCTAATGAATCGCGTGCAATAGTCGGCTTTAGAGAGTTAATCGAAACTCAAATTCCCGGAACGGAAAAAATGGGCATCCCTATCGTCTTAGGAAAAGATGTAACGGGAGAGCCTCAAACTCTGGATCTTTGCCAAACGCCACACCTTTTGATAGCCGGTGCTACAGGTTCAGGTAAATCGGTCTGTGTAAACTCTATTATTCTTTCAATCCTTTACAATAAAAGCCCTGAGGAAGTAAAGCTCCTCTTGGTTGACCCGAAAATAGTAGAACTTAAACTTTACAACGGAATCGGGCACTTATTGACTCCCGTTATTACCGAACCGAAGAGGGCTTTGCAAGGCTTGCAGTACTGTATCTGCGAAATGGAAAGACGCTATGCGATGCTTGACTCAATGAGTGTAAGAGACATCAAAAGTTACAATAAAAAAATAAAACGCGAAAAGATTGCAGCCGAACCCCTGCCCTACATCGTAATAATCATTGACGAATTCGCTGACCTTATGGCTACCACAGGAAAAGAACTTGAAGCAACAGTTTCAAGGCTTTGTGCTATGAGCCGTGCCGTAGGTATTCACTTGGTACTTGCAACCCAGCGGCCCTCTACAAATGTTATTACAGGTTTAATCAAGGCAAACATTCCCAGCAGGATTGCCTTTATGGTTGCCTCCCGGGTGGACAGCCAGATTATCCTCGATAATATCGGTGCAGAAAAGCTTTTAGGAAAGGGAGATATGCTCTACGTAAGCACAACAAAACCCTTCCCTGCCCGAATCCAAGGCACCTTTGTTTCCGATGATGAGGTAGAGCAGGTTGTGGAATGTGTAAAGACCTTCGGAGAACCCGACTACATAGATGACGAAATATTTGTAGATGATGAAGAGTATTCCCAAGGAACCCTTTTCGGGGAGGAAAGCGATCCCCTATATGATGAGGCCTTGCAGATTGTACTAGCCGAAGGAAAGGCTTCCGCTTCTTATATCCAAAGAAGGCTTAAAATAGGCTACAACCGGGCAGCACGAATAGTGGAAGAAATGGAAGAGCGCGGAGTTGTCGGCCCTGCAAACGGTTCAAAACCGAGGGAAGTAATTACGCATTCTTAA
- a CDS encoding nicotinate phosphoribosyltransferase: MIDNALFSDFYELTMAQGFWKKGNNTKTVFEMFFRSNPFKGGYAVFAGLEPLLETILNFHFEKSDIDWLNSLGIFEKEFLDYIAGFKFSGNIWAMKEGSVVFPNEPLIRIESDTVEALLLEGLILNMINFQTLIATKTARIWLASKKGSIMEFGLRRAQGNDGAMSATRAAYIGGAFGTSNSLAAKELGIPALGTMAHSWIMSFKSEEEAFQTYADMYPDNSIFLIDTYDTLRSGIVNAIKVGKRLQEKGKNFGVRLDSGDIYYLSKDVRKRLDEAGCPNAKISVSNELTEEIVESLVQNNAPIDSWGVGTHMVTGGNEASLTGVYKMAARKSLGEAEWTPVMKFSDNPAKMTNPASKQVWRLYNPDGTFKADVLSLENEKIEEGVEQTFYHPANDYQNFTFTPAKAEALLEKRIENGNAVGKAPKLKEIKAYAEKQLDSLDYTSKRILNPHIYKVSLSKKMRDLKQQLIKAKPVFKS; encoded by the coding sequence ATGATTGATAACGCTTTATTTTCGGATTTTTATGAATTGACGATGGCTCAAGGTTTTTGGAAAAAAGGAAATAACACAAAAACCGTTTTTGAAATGTTTTTTAGATCGAATCCGTTCAAGGGCGGTTATGCCGTCTTTGCAGGTCTTGAGCCCCTTTTAGAAACAATTCTAAATTTTCACTTTGAAAAAAGCGATATCGATTGGCTTAATTCTCTCGGCATATTCGAAAAAGAATTTTTAGACTATATTGCCGGCTTTAAATTTTCAGGTAATATTTGGGCAATGAAAGAGGGGAGTGTTGTTTTTCCGAATGAACCCTTAATTAGAATTGAATCTGATACGGTTGAAGCCCTGCTTTTAGAAGGCCTCATCTTAAACATGATAAATTTTCAAACCCTTATAGCAACCAAAACAGCCCGAATTTGGCTGGCTTCAAAAAAAGGCTCTATAATGGAATTCGGACTCCGCCGGGCTCAGGGAAACGACGGGGCTATGAGTGCAACAAGGGCAGCCTACATAGGAGGAGCCTTCGGTACAAGCAACTCCCTTGCCGCCAAAGAACTAGGAATACCGGCCCTCGGAACAATGGCCCACTCATGGATAATGTCATTTAAAAGCGAGGAGGAGGCCTTTCAAACCTATGCCGATATGTATCCCGATAATTCGATATTTTTAATAGATACCTATGATACCCTCCGTTCAGGAATTGTAAATGCTATCAAGGTTGGAAAACGCCTACAAGAAAAGGGAAAAAACTTCGGTGTACGCCTTGATTCAGGCGATATTTATTATTTGAGCAAGGATGTAAGAAAACGCCTTGACGAAGCCGGCTGCCCCAATGCAAAGATTTCCGTTTCAAACGAACTTACCGAAGAAATTGTAGAATCCCTTGTTCAAAACAATGCCCCTATAGATTCTTGGGGAGTCGGAACCCACATGGTTACAGGCGGAAATGAGGCCTCCCTTACAGGAGTATATAAGATGGCTGCTCGTAAGAGTTTAGGAGAAGCAGAATGGACCCCGGTTATGAAATTTTCGGATAACCCTGCAAAGATGACTAATCCTGCAAGCAAACAGGTTTGGCGGCTTTATAACCCTGACGGGACCTTTAAGGCCGATGTTCTAAGCCTCGAAAACGAAAAAATTGAAGAGGGTGTAGAGCAGACCTTTTATCATCCAGCAAACGATTATCAGAATTTTACCTTTACGCCTGCAAAGGCCGAGGCTCTTTTAGAAAAACGCATCGAAAACGGAAATGCCGTCGGCAAGGCTCCAAAGCTAAAAGAAATCAAAGCCTATGCCGAAAAACAGCTTGATAGTTTGGACTATACCTCAAAACGTATTTTAAATCCTCACATATACAAGGTTTCTTTAAGCAAAAAGATGAGAGATTTAAAACAGCAGCTGATAAAAGCAAAACCGGTTTTTAAAAGCTAA
- a CDS encoding IdeS/Mac family cysteine endopeptidase (This family includes IgM or IgG-cleaving cysteine proteases.), whose amino-acid sequence MKQYTKKHISRVRLFFNLFGVSALISVLALGCSAPIKPEPLKYEVQFGAEGEGGRLKAVIDGKSITPGAKAENGTTAVFTAQPGEGYVVAGWNVTGGEIVSGRTEGDLTAAVKLTSDASVKVLFKQNPVLGQLPASSGQGMVPVNTITFKGKDTQDGTEFAITNFMNLELNKPYELIPVFDPPETSDKTLRYEVKKGGISVSPEGIITVNSFGDAEIAAIASNGREYTMYFKVKDDYTFKVAGKTAIKHSRDAFTETLVIEKKYNSTKYVLTVNPPEPWLTVEKTGENTKKETLTLRIAENTSPVPRTVSLTVSKMEPARRGTQQQKTVHTLNITQTANIVNPKLTTKWVHGITPPAEGEIKKEIGTDVRYRKWEETAHTTWFNARKLRYTRKYNYVADAKMCWAMSTADLLHWWIRENKDNLERYMRKKGITSGKAEYSYYTGEYKGGLGDIGEKDKSSIANVFRKGYADTGLQLNTAVNWYLRGVSNGLQKIDPPGIVQDVFTGQEDLNKLIEVRYVHNKKEFEDMIKGALNDGHAIAVVIKAKTNTLDPLHVVTVWGVVFDEDDNIVELWNSDSNDRNSHIVKFGVHYPGGVPYKINYAAPNDRGDTLIEEVIIMKSAKEEFKAWLDAAN is encoded by the coding sequence ATGAAACAATATACAAAAAAACATATATCAAGAGTTCGGCTTTTTTTTAACCTTTTCGGGGTGTCTGCCCTTATTTCGGTTTTAGCACTCGGATGTTCGGCCCCTATAAAGCCGGAGCCGTTAAAATATGAGGTACAGTTCGGTGCTGAAGGCGAAGGAGGCCGGCTTAAGGCTGTGATTGACGGAAAAAGCATTACACCAGGTGCTAAAGCCGAAAACGGCACAACTGCCGTTTTTACCGCTCAGCCTGGCGAAGGCTATGTAGTAGCAGGCTGGAATGTTACGGGCGGTGAGATAGTATCGGGAAGAACCGAGGGTGATTTAACTGCGGCGGTAAAACTTACTTCCGATGCATCGGTAAAGGTATTGTTTAAGCAAAATCCTGTTTTGGGACAACTGCCGGCATCTTCCGGTCAAGGTATGGTTCCCGTAAACACTATAACTTTTAAGGGAAAAGATACACAAGATGGTACGGAATTTGCGATAACGAATTTTATGAATCTTGAACTGAATAAACCGTATGAGCTTATCCCCGTTTTCGACCCGCCCGAAACTTCGGACAAAACCCTTCGGTACGAGGTAAAAAAAGGCGGTATTTCCGTTAGCCCCGAAGGAATTATTACGGTAAACAGCTTTGGAGATGCCGAAATCGCGGCGATAGCGTCAAACGGACGCGAGTACACTATGTACTTTAAGGTTAAAGACGATTATACTTTTAAGGTTGCAGGTAAAACGGCAATAAAACACAGCCGTGATGCTTTTACCGAAACGCTCGTTATTGAAAAAAAATATAACAGCACCAAGTACGTGCTGACGGTTAATCCTCCCGAACCTTGGCTGACTGTGGAAAAAACAGGCGAAAACACAAAAAAAGAAACGCTTACGCTCCGTATTGCCGAAAATACATCGCCCGTGCCCAGAACGGTTTCGCTGACTGTTTCAAAAATGGAACCGGCTAGACGAGGAACGCAACAACAAAAAACAGTACATACGCTGAACATTACCCAAACGGCAAACATTGTTAACCCCAAACTTACTACAAAGTGGGTACACGGCATTACACCTCCGGCGGAAGGCGAAATTAAAAAGGAAATAGGAACGGATGTGCGTTACCGCAAATGGGAAGAAACGGCACATACCACGTGGTTTAATGCCCGCAAGCTCCGTTATACACGAAAATATAATTATGTTGCGGATGCTAAGATGTGCTGGGCAATGTCCACCGCCGACCTTTTGCACTGGTGGATAAGGGAAAACAAGGACAACCTTGAACGCTATATGCGAAAAAAAGGAATTACATCCGGTAAAGCCGAATATTCATATTATACGGGCGAATACAAGGGCGGTTTGGGCGATATAGGCGAAAAAGATAAAAGCAGCATCGCAAATGTATTCCGCAAGGGGTACGCCGATACCGGGTTACAGTTAAACACCGCCGTTAATTGGTATTTACGCGGCGTTTCCAACGGTTTGCAAAAAATCGACCCGCCCGGTATTGTGCAAGACGTATTTACGGGACAGGAAGATTTAAACAAGCTGATAGAAGTCCGTTACGTGCATAACAAAAAAGAGTTTGAAGATATGATAAAGGGGGCTTTAAATGACGGACATGCTATTGCCGTTGTCATAAAAGCGAAAACGAATACCCTCGACCCGCTGCATGTCGTTACCGTATGGGGCGTTGTCTTTGACGAAGACGATAACATCGTTGAACTTTGGAACTCCGATTCCAATGACAGAAACTCACATATTGTAAAGTTCGGAGTGCATTATCCGGGCGGAGTTCCGTATAAAATAAACTATGCGGCTCCGAACGACAGGGGAGACACCCTTATTGAAGAAGTAATTATCATGAAATCGGCAAAAGAAGAATTTAAAGCATGGTTGGATGCCGCGAACTGA
- a CDS encoding undecaprenyl-diphosphate phosphatase produces MSIFQAIILGAVQGLAEFLPVSSSGHLAIVEYFFKQEDLPILFDILLHVATLAAVCTVFAKKIASLFCVLGRFIIRKSKPEDKEDLMMIAAIITATAVTGIIGLLLKDWVKAIDIRFIPLFFIVTGLLLIASSKVKPKKQSKNINLLTAAITGFAQGIGVLPGISRSGSTISASLFAGLDREKAGEFSFLLSIPAILAAFILELKSADNLLAGISPISLIAGMISAFVVGYFSLRFLLKLIKKGRLMYFAFYLIPLGIGLSIYFWGFAG; encoded by the coding sequence ATGTCTATTTTTCAAGCTATTATTTTGGGGGCCGTTCAAGGCTTAGCCGAGTTCCTACCTGTTTCAAGTTCAGGGCACTTAGCCATTGTAGAATATTTTTTTAAACAAGAAGACCTTCCCATCCTTTTTGACATACTCCTGCATGTCGCTACCCTTGCGGCTGTATGTACAGTTTTTGCAAAAAAAATTGCATCTCTTTTTTGTGTTTTAGGCAGGTTTATTATAAGAAAATCAAAACCGGAAGATAAAGAAGATCTTATGATGATTGCAGCCATTATAACTGCAACCGCAGTAACAGGTATCATAGGTCTTTTACTAAAAGATTGGGTAAAAGCCATCGACATTCGTTTTATTCCTCTCTTTTTTATCGTAACAGGACTTCTTTTAATAGCATCTTCTAAGGTAAAGCCTAAAAAACAGTCAAAAAATATAAACCTCCTTACGGCAGCAATTACGGGATTTGCTCAAGGAATAGGAGTCCTACCCGGTATCTCGCGTTCGGGCAGCACTATTTCCGCCTCTCTTTTTGCGGGACTTGACCGTGAAAAGGCCGGAGAATTTTCCTTCTTATTGTCGATACCCGCAATCCTTGCAGCATTTATACTTGAACTTAAATCTGCCGATAATCTTCTTGCAGGTATAAGCCCTATAAGCTTAATAGCCGGAATGATAAGTGCCTTTGTTGTAGGTTATTTTTCTCTCCGGTTTTTGCTTAAACTTATAAAAAAAGGAAGATTAATGTATTTTGCTTTCTACCTGATCCCGCTGGGAATAGGTCTTAGTATTTATTTTTGGGGTTTTGCCGGATAA
- a CDS encoding CZB domain-containing protein, whose amino-acid sequence MSFVKNKKETSGINLSNAVKVHVDWKVKLRAAISTKEKLDVGIISKDSECEFGKWLHGEAKTKYGHLSSYKECLAKHAAFHAEAGKVASAINDGSFTKAEAMLNTASSFNTASNEITAAVNALKNEIGLN is encoded by the coding sequence ATAAGCTTCGTAAAAAATAAAAAGGAAACTTCCGGCATTAATCTTAGTAATGCAGTCAAAGTTCATGTAGATTGGAAGGTTAAACTTAGGGCAGCAATATCAACAAAGGAAAAACTTGATGTAGGAATCATTTCTAAGGATTCGGAATGCGAATTCGGCAAATGGCTGCATGGAGAAGCAAAAACAAAATACGGGCATTTATCATCATATAAAGAATGTCTGGCTAAACATGCCGCTTTTCATGCAGAAGCAGGAAAGGTTGCCTCTGCAATCAATGACGGCAGCTTTACCAAAGCAGAAGCCATGCTCAATACTGCCAGTTCATTCAACACCGCTTCAAATGAAATTACCGCTGCCGTAAATGCCCTAAAAAATGAAATAGGCTTGAACTAA
- a CDS encoding IdeS/Mac family cysteine endopeptidase (This family includes IgM or IgG-cleaving cysteine proteases.), whose product MNKKRLLYAGLLGALTAVIVLLAGCPNSLAKTIPSGSGTAKPHSGQGQKPDNSGQLAPFIPEYVPVTKVVLHDVNDELIGEDTTLPVKLREQFQLKPVIEPKNATNKEVEYKYEENLVSVTETGLVTAIAKGIATVNIWADGKHRASIRFQIKDDSTFEFSQSQIESDHQASSRVLSITKKTQYSTYNCTVRYAYGNGNWVETAPVSKGNIDEITVELKENKSLFERRAYLVFKTDNTDKAKLIREIPIIQQAHPNPVLKTKWVQGITPPSESDLKTEPATDDRYRKWEETASTTWFNARKLCYTENFKAVQDNQMCWAMSTADLIHWWMRENKGNLSRYMQKKGITPDKAEYSYYTGEYKGGLDDAGEGEKSSVANVFRKSFPNQGGNLDTAVNWYLRGKDAPLQKEAPPGIVKDVFDGQDDLTNLIIRRAVKTKAEFEQTIKEALNKEHAIAVVIKPVKNVVDPLHVVTVWGVVFDEDDSIVELWNSDSNDAYSHIVKFGVHYPGGVPHKINYGAKNDKGDTRIEEVIIMKSAKQQFKNWLDSNNY is encoded by the coding sequence ATGAATAAAAAACGGCTCTTATATGCGGGGTTATTAGGTGCTCTTACGGCGGTCATTGTACTGCTTGCCGGCTGTCCGAATAGTCTTGCAAAAACAATCCCTTCCGGCAGCGGTACTGCCAAACCGCACTCGGGGCAGGGACAAAAACCGGACAATTCCGGGCAGCTCGCTCCGTTTATACCAGAGTATGTTCCAGTAACTAAGGTTGTTCTTCACGATGTAAATGATGAACTTATCGGAGAAGATACTACTTTACCGGTTAAGTTGAGGGAACAGTTTCAGCTGAAACCCGTTATTGAACCGAAAAATGCTACAAATAAAGAGGTAGAATATAAGTATGAGGAGAATCTGGTTTCAGTTACGGAAACCGGTCTGGTTACGGCAATTGCAAAGGGAATTGCAACCGTTAATATTTGGGCCGACGGTAAGCACCGTGCTTCTATCCGTTTCCAGATAAAGGACGATTCTACGTTTGAGTTCAGCCAGTCGCAAATAGAATCCGATCATCAGGCTTCCTCTAGGGTGTTATCTATTACAAAAAAAACGCAATATTCAACATATAATTGTACCGTCAGATATGCTTACGGGAACGGTAATTGGGTGGAAACGGCACCTGTTTCGAAAGGGAATATTGATGAGATTACCGTAGAGCTTAAAGAAAATAAATCGCTATTTGAGCGAAGGGCTTATCTTGTGTTTAAAACCGATAACACTGATAAGGCAAAACTCATTCGTGAAATACCGATTATTCAACAGGCTCATCCCAATCCGGTACTTAAAACAAAGTGGGTACAGGGTATTACCCCTCCGTCAGAAAGCGACCTCAAAACTGAACCGGCAACGGATGACAGGTACCGCAAATGGGAAGAAACTGCAAGTACAACATGGTTTAATGCAAGGAAGCTGTGTTACACGGAAAACTTTAAAGCGGTGCAGGATAATCAGATGTGCTGGGCAATGTCAACCGCCGACTTAATTCACTGGTGGATGAGGGAAAATAAGGGTAATCTTTCCCGCTACATGCAAAAAAAAGGAATTACGCCCGATAAAGCCGAATATTCATATTACACAGGCGAATACAAAGGCGGCCTCGATGATGCAGGTGAAGGTGAGAAAAGCAGCGTTGCAAACGTATTCAGAAAGAGTTTTCCCAATCAGGGAGGCAATTTAGATACCGCCGTTAATTGGTATTTACGCGGCAAGGACGCTCCTCTCCAGAAAGAAGCTCCTCCCGGTATTGTAAAAGACGTATTCGACGGACAAGACGATTTAACAAACCTTATTATACGCAGAGCGGTCAAGACCAAAGCAGAGTTTGAACAGACGATAAAGGAAGCTCTTAACAAGGAGCACGCAATCGCCGTTGTTATAAAACCGGTAAAGAACGTTGTTGATCCGCTTCATGTTGTTACTGTCTGGGGTGTTGTTTTTGATGAAGACGATAGCATCGTCGAACTGTGGAATTCCGATTCAAACGATGCATATTCGCATATCGTAAAATTCGGTGTACATTATCCGGGCGGGGTTCCGCATAAGATAAATTACGGTGCCAAAAACGATAAGGGCGATACCCGTATTGAAGAAGTAATTATCATGAAATCGGCAAAACAGCAATTTAAGAATTGGCTGGATAGTAATAATTATTGA